The following are encoded together in the Erpetoichthys calabaricus chromosome 16, fErpCal1.3, whole genome shotgun sequence genome:
- the haus2 gene encoding HAUS augmin-like complex subunit 2: MNPWDSKPSTSSAAQVLAACVSARVLSQDTLDSIPNDTNVFSEYLQQAEQIASMTKEIDQKCLEMELLQLEKEGAEFTHPFYLDQKIKQVQKFTTHLQEMLREQRCLRQRLMKPLCQQNLPIEANFHRYVVELLDKAVHFIGNLESSVQIARSVPNVGQSIESLENGLAQLLTLVTEFEEVSEEVLHWRNLQASLFP, from the exons AGCTGCTTGTGTTTCAGCAAGAGTGCTGTCCCAG gATACGTTGGACTCTATTCCCAATGATACAAATGTTTTCTCAGAGTATTTGCAACAAGCAGAGCAAATTGCTTCCATGACAAAAGAAATCGACCAG AAATGCCTGGAGATGGAGCTCTTGCAATTGGAGAAGGAAGGAGCAGAATTCACTCACCCTTTCTATCTTG ATCAGAAGATTAAACAAGTGCAAAAATTCACTACTCACCTGCAGGAGATGCTACGGGAACAAAGATGCCTTCGACAAAGACTGATGAAGCCTTTGTGTCAGCAGAATCTACCAATAGAGGCCAACTTTCATAG GTATGTGGTGGAGCTCCTAGACAAGGCAGTTCATTTCATTGGTAACCTGGAGTCCAGTGTACAGATAGCACGATCAGTTCCAAATGTTGGCCAGTCCATTGAAAGCCTG GAGAATGGCTTGGCCCAGCTACTAACCCTAGTTACAGAATTTGAAGAGGTGTCAGAAGAGGTTTTGCACTGGAGAAACCTGCAAGCTTCCTTATTTCCTTGA